The following proteins come from a genomic window of Solwaraspora sp. WMMA2065:
- a CDS encoding O-antigen ligase family protein, producing MTRRQREPRPVGRLLSVLAAVAAAAVAVAAGLALAAGDRRGVVLPIALVAGAAVGVLAITRFSGYVILMLAVRPLLDVVKLSGPTAGRADTDQASRLSDPSTMVAVLFLLAAGLWLAAQLRRSGRLRGTPLGFAMLLVGATALVSAFGANRPTPSLLEAMRILTVVVMFVVLEQLMPDRAAVRRILIACYGSLALALLYTVLASAFGQVPSEVKGQFIRVSGPFSQSTTFGRYLMFMIVFGFAIYRFLARRAQLVLAVLLGLSLVFLMLTNTRSAILGAALGLIVVAVLHRSGRMLATLLVVAVVGVSLLPSVGDRFAQLAEVRPTGGGPTGNTLQWRVDYWAEIVTLANRNPVTGIGPNMTQHETSEAKKPHNDLLRAYVETGLAGLLAYLAMLVLLLYTARTALRRAPPDSLERGVAVGFAGCVVVFIAVSLGSNVISNVVTLWYFVAFAAAASAIAHGRTTGAIAHGRTTSATTHGRVADAITHGRAGTGSVTTPAPQFRYE from the coding sequence GTGACCAGACGACAGCGGGAACCCCGGCCAGTGGGCCGGCTGCTCAGCGTGCTCGCTGCGGTCGCCGCTGCGGCCGTCGCCGTCGCCGCAGGCCTGGCGCTCGCCGCCGGTGACCGGCGCGGCGTGGTGCTGCCGATCGCCCTCGTCGCCGGAGCCGCCGTCGGAGTGCTGGCCATCACCCGGTTCTCCGGGTACGTGATCCTGATGCTCGCCGTGCGTCCGCTGCTGGACGTGGTCAAGCTGAGCGGACCGACCGCCGGCCGGGCAGACACCGACCAGGCGTCCCGGCTGAGCGACCCGTCGACCATGGTCGCGGTGCTCTTCCTGCTCGCCGCCGGGCTCTGGCTCGCCGCCCAGTTGCGCCGCAGCGGCCGGCTGCGTGGCACCCCGCTGGGCTTCGCGATGCTGCTGGTCGGCGCGACCGCGCTGGTCAGCGCGTTCGGCGCGAACCGGCCGACGCCGAGCCTGCTCGAGGCGATGCGGATTCTGACCGTGGTGGTCATGTTCGTGGTACTCGAACAGCTGATGCCCGACCGGGCGGCGGTCCGGCGGATCCTGATCGCCTGCTACGGCTCGCTGGCTCTGGCGCTGCTCTACACCGTGCTGGCCAGTGCCTTCGGGCAGGTGCCGTCCGAGGTCAAAGGCCAGTTCATCAGGGTCAGCGGCCCGTTCAGCCAGTCGACCACCTTCGGCCGGTACCTGATGTTCATGATCGTCTTCGGGTTCGCGATCTACCGGTTCCTGGCCCGGCGCGCCCAGTTGGTCCTCGCCGTACTGCTCGGGCTTTCCCTGGTGTTCCTGATGCTGACCAACACCCGTTCGGCGATCCTCGGTGCGGCGCTCGGGCTGATCGTCGTCGCGGTGCTGCACCGCAGCGGTCGGATGCTCGCCACCCTGCTGGTCGTCGCGGTCGTCGGGGTCAGCCTGCTGCCCTCGGTCGGGGACAGGTTCGCCCAGCTCGCCGAGGTCCGGCCCACCGGCGGCGGGCCGACCGGTAACACTCTGCAATGGCGGGTCGACTACTGGGCGGAGATCGTCACCCTGGCCAACCGCAACCCGGTCACCGGGATCGGGCCGAACATGACCCAGCACGAGACCTCAGAGGCGAAGAAGCCGCACAACGACCTGCTGCGGGCGTACGTGGAGACCGGTCTGGCCGGGCTGCTGGCCTACCTGGCGATGCTGGTGCTGCTGCTGTACACCGCCCGTACGGCGTTGCGCCGCGCCCCGCCGGACAGCCTGGAACGCGGCGTCGCGGTCGGCTTCGCCGGCTGTGTGGTGGTGTTCATCGCGGTCAGCCTCGGCTCCAACGTCATCTCCAACGTGGTGACGCTGTGGTACTTCGTCGCGTTTGCCGCCGCGGCCAGCGCCATCGCCCATGGCCGGACGACCGGCGCCATCGCGCACGGTCGCACGACCAGCGCGACGACCCACGGCCGAGTCGCGGACGCCATCACCCACGGCCGGGCCGGCACCGGGTCGGTGACCACCCCGGCACCACAATTTCGGTACGAGTAG
- a CDS encoding TetR/AcrR family transcriptional regulator, translating into MKNPPADLARRLLDVSEQVLHGDPAPRLEDIAGMVGASRATLYYYFAGRDDLLTYLLTAHAHDGAQAVQASIDPTDPPAQRLRAMVTALAAYLSQHPGICAGLLSALGSTGRMTDVMAANDRWIAGPLRELLAEAGTVGAVTVDDTADAANAILGALLLAVLGRSVAGADPTDARFRDQLTDQVLHGVLTRAPVDGS; encoded by the coding sequence GTGAAGAACCCTCCGGCCGACCTTGCGCGACGCCTGCTCGACGTCAGCGAGCAGGTGCTCCACGGCGACCCTGCGCCCCGTCTGGAAGACATCGCCGGCATGGTCGGGGCATCGCGAGCGACGTTGTACTACTACTTCGCCGGCCGCGACGACCTGCTCACGTACCTCCTGACCGCGCACGCCCACGACGGAGCCCAGGCGGTGCAGGCCTCGATCGACCCCACCGACCCACCCGCGCAGCGACTACGGGCGATGGTGACGGCTCTCGCCGCCTACTTGTCACAGCACCCTGGGATCTGCGCCGGCCTGCTCAGCGCCCTCGGCTCCACCGGCCGGATGACCGACGTCATGGCCGCCAACGACAGATGGATCGCCGGCCCGCTCCGGGAACTCCTCGCCGAGGCCGGCACTGTCGGTGCGGTCACCGTCGACGACACCGCCGACGCAGCCAACGCCATCCTCGGCGCGTTGCTGCTCGCCGTGCTCGGCCGATCCGTCGCCGGGGCCGACCCCACCGACGCCCGGTTCCGCGACCAACTCACCGACCAGGTACTGCACGGCGTACTCACCCGTGCACCAGTCGACGGATCCTGA
- a CDS encoding SDR family NAD(P)-dependent oxidoreductase, with protein sequence MVEIRSYGPWAVVTGASSGIGQAFAEYLAAAGLHLVLAARSTDRLETLAATLTRAHGISCRVVTVDLGRTEAAAELVDATEDLDVGLLISNAGTGRPGPLLDQDLADLHRRFTINATTHLDLAHAFGRRFVTRGRGGIILVSALGAVHGLPNMAHESAAKAYVLNLGEALHHELAAGGVDVTVLLPGNVDTPTIDAYGIDRAAMPIRPQPVQTAVRESVAAFLRGRPTHIPGRSMRIMTRLLPRTRSIRLNGQMLGQAARRLAAREATTTVAPS encoded by the coding sequence ATGGTTGAAATCAGATCCTATGGTCCGTGGGCGGTGGTCACCGGCGCCTCGTCCGGCATCGGCCAGGCCTTCGCCGAGTACCTAGCCGCTGCCGGGCTCCACCTTGTCCTGGCGGCCCGATCCACCGACCGGCTCGAAACCCTCGCCGCCACGCTGACCCGCGCCCACGGCATCAGCTGCCGGGTGGTCACCGTCGACCTCGGCAGGACCGAGGCCGCCGCCGAGCTCGTCGACGCAACCGAGGATCTCGACGTCGGCCTGCTGATCTCCAACGCCGGCACCGGCCGCCCCGGCCCGCTCCTCGACCAGGACCTCGCCGACCTGCACCGGCGGTTCACCATCAACGCCACCACGCACCTGGATCTGGCCCACGCCTTCGGGCGGCGGTTCGTCACCCGTGGCCGGGGCGGCATCATCCTCGTGTCGGCACTGGGCGCGGTGCACGGGCTGCCGAACATGGCCCACGAGAGCGCGGCCAAGGCCTACGTGCTCAACCTCGGCGAGGCCCTGCATCACGAGCTCGCCGCCGGCGGCGTCGACGTCACCGTGCTACTACCGGGCAACGTTGACACCCCGACCATCGACGCCTACGGCATCGACCGTGCGGCGATGCCGATCCGGCCCCAGCCGGTCCAGACCGCCGTACGGGAAAGCGTGGCCGCGTTCCTGCGCGGCCGGCCCACCCACATCCCGGGTCGGTCGATGCGGATCATGACCCGGCTGCTGCCCCGGACCCGGTCGATCCGCCTCAACGGCCAGATGCTCGGCCAGGCCGCCCGCCGCCTCGCCGCCCGGGAAGCCACCACCACGGTGGCCCCGTCGTGA
- a CDS encoding nitroreductase family deazaflavin-dependent oxidoreductase, with the protein MNAAALPAGVERVSRIPYRLLSWGVPMGPLTLLRTQGRRTGLPRTVPVVTLRHADLDWLVSPFGVTQWVRNIRANGRAELGRGQRFRTVGLVEVDGETKLDVLHRYRRAFGFIPFVRQAFDATPGDGPSGFCTEADRHPVFLLQPPG; encoded by the coding sequence GTGAACGCCGCTGCCCTGCCCGCCGGGGTGGAGCGGGTCAGCCGGATCCCGTACCGGTTGCTCAGCTGGGGGGTGCCGATGGGGCCGCTGACCCTGCTGCGTACCCAGGGCCGGCGCACCGGCCTGCCGCGTACCGTGCCGGTCGTCACGCTGCGGCACGCCGACCTCGACTGGCTCGTCTCACCGTTCGGTGTCACACAGTGGGTGCGCAACATCCGCGCCAACGGCCGCGCCGAACTCGGTCGCGGACAGCGGTTCCGCACCGTCGGCCTCGTCGAGGTCGACGGCGAGACCAAACTGGACGTCCTGCATCGCTACCGCCGCGCGTTCGGGTTCATCCCGTTCGTCCGGCAGGCATTCGACGCCACCCCCGGCGACGGTCCGTCCGGGTTTTGCACCGAAGCGGACCGCCACCCGGTCTTCCTTCTCCAGCCGCCCGGCTGA
- a CDS encoding glycosyltransferase family 4 protein, which translates to MAVPHQVTGGSFPVDQHGVEPGPEHRRLRIAMIGQKGMPATYGGIERHVEELASRLAGRGHDVTVYCRPSYGSVPMDRYRGVRLRQVRTVASKHLDAIVHSTTSTLAAMRDRPDIVHYHGLGPGLVAPLPRYLARSKVVLTVHGLDQQRAKWSRLAQTVLGTAHWLSGYVPDARVAVSRGLADHYQTRFGSTASYIPNGVGIPRQVPARQIGPRFGLTPGRYLLMVGRLVPEKSADLLVRAFRQVDTDLRLAIVGGSSFSDDFVARVRAEAVDDPRVVFTGFAYGDLLAELYSHAAGFVQPSRLEGLPLTLLEAASYGLPVVASDITPHVEVLAADGPGQRIFRDGDVDDLIRALRQVAADPDAERTGAKALRDRVCAEYTWDAATAELEALYLELLAPRGPQLIRPRRRTRTEPDG; encoded by the coding sequence GTGGCCGTACCCCATCAGGTGACCGGCGGTTCGTTTCCGGTCGACCAGCATGGTGTCGAACCGGGACCGGAGCACCGGCGGCTGCGGATAGCCATGATCGGACAAAAGGGGATGCCCGCGACGTACGGCGGGATCGAGCGCCACGTCGAGGAGCTGGCCAGCCGGCTCGCCGGTCGGGGCCATGACGTCACCGTCTACTGCCGGCCCAGCTACGGATCGGTGCCGATGGACCGGTACCGCGGCGTACGGCTGCGCCAGGTACGGACCGTGGCCAGCAAGCACCTCGACGCCATCGTGCACTCCACCACCTCGACCCTGGCCGCCATGCGTGACCGGCCGGACATCGTGCACTACCACGGTCTCGGTCCGGGGCTGGTCGCGCCGCTGCCCCGCTACCTGGCCCGTAGCAAGGTGGTGCTCACCGTACACGGCCTCGACCAGCAACGGGCCAAGTGGAGCAGGCTCGCCCAGACGGTGCTCGGCACCGCCCACTGGCTCAGCGGGTACGTGCCCGACGCCCGGGTCGCCGTATCCCGCGGCCTGGCCGACCACTACCAGACCAGGTTCGGCAGTACGGCCAGCTACATCCCCAACGGGGTCGGTATCCCACGCCAGGTCCCGGCCCGACAGATCGGCCCCCGCTTCGGCCTCACCCCCGGCCGGTACCTGCTGATGGTCGGCCGTCTCGTCCCGGAGAAGTCGGCGGACCTGCTGGTCCGCGCCTTCCGTCAGGTGGACACCGACCTGCGGTTGGCCATCGTCGGCGGATCGTCGTTCAGCGACGACTTCGTCGCCCGGGTGCGCGCCGAGGCCGTCGACGACCCCCGGGTCGTCTTCACCGGGTTCGCGTACGGCGATCTGCTGGCCGAGCTCTACTCGCACGCCGCCGGATTCGTCCAGCCGTCCCGGCTGGAAGGGCTGCCGCTGACCCTGCTGGAAGCGGCCTCCTACGGCCTGCCGGTGGTGGCCAGCGACATCACCCCGCACGTCGAGGTGCTCGCCGCCGACGGCCCCGGGCAACGGATCTTCCGCGACGGCGATGTCGACGATCTGATCCGGGCGCTGCGCCAGGTCGCCGCCGATCCGGACGCGGAGCGCACCGGAGCGAAAGCCCTGCGTGACCGGGTCTGTGCCGAGTACACCTGGGACGCGGCCACCGCCGAGCTGGAAGCGCTGTACCTGGAGCTGCTCGCCCCCCGTGGACCGCAGCTGATCCGGCCCCGCCGCCGGACCCGTACGGAACCGGACGGCTGA
- a CDS encoding XRE family transcriptional regulator gives MTTTPNATLRAVRMGLLMSQDDFARALRQAGDRAGMPNDANKRLVQRWEAGAITSPRPAYARALESVTGLPISSLGFTVAVPHARSADAGEDGAGGRGGEGGDEARGAQMSATGQASTPVPRGGPAPWTAPTGNYSGVWLSRYEYHSSGRGATFTGRHYVVLLQHGDRLTVRSLPGSSDAPLTMDLTVDGNVVTGTWIEQTAPQGYYRGARYHGAIQLLAEPTGRRLTGKWIGFGKEMDVNTGPWELVFQDASTNKATLAAYDRRPDPE, from the coding sequence ATGACGACCACTCCGAACGCGACGTTGCGGGCTGTGCGGATGGGCCTGCTGATGAGTCAGGACGACTTCGCCCGCGCGCTGCGGCAGGCAGGGGATCGCGCCGGAATGCCCAACGATGCGAACAAGCGCCTCGTGCAACGCTGGGAGGCTGGGGCGATCACCTCGCCCCGTCCGGCGTACGCGCGTGCCCTGGAATCGGTCACCGGCCTGCCGATCAGCTCGCTCGGCTTCACTGTGGCGGTCCCGCATGCCCGCAGCGCCGACGCCGGCGAGGATGGAGCCGGCGGCCGGGGTGGCGAGGGCGGTGACGAAGCTCGGGGTGCTCAGATGTCGGCGACCGGGCAGGCGTCCACCCCGGTGCCGCGCGGTGGCCCTGCCCCATGGACCGCGCCGACCGGCAACTACTCCGGGGTGTGGCTGTCCCGGTACGAGTACCACAGCTCGGGTCGTGGTGCCACGTTCACCGGTCGGCACTATGTCGTGCTGCTGCAGCACGGTGACCGGCTCACCGTGCGAAGTCTGCCTGGTTCCTCCGATGCGCCCCTCACCATGGACCTGACCGTCGACGGCAATGTGGTCACCGGGACCTGGATCGAGCAGACCGCGCCGCAGGGCTACTACCGCGGCGCCCGGTACCATGGCGCGATCCAACTGCTGGCCGAGCCTACCGGGCGTCGGCTGACCGGAAAGTGGATCGGGTTCGGTAAGGAGATGGACGTCAACACCGGCCCGTGGGAGCTGGTATTCCAGGATGCCAGCACGAACAAGGCGACTCTGGCCGCCTACGACCGCCGGCCCGATCCCGAGTAG
- a CDS encoding Wzz/FepE/Etk N-terminal domain-containing protein, with translation MEIVDYLRIARRRLWLLAGVPVLAAGAAATLVLIAPQQYTATAYVAAPALVGGAAAQQYTGNQAANQFAAAFSAAATSPRVVDEVTAETGVAANRLRSGLVVSQVGASSQMEITFASADRSMVNPVLAATAERALAFLFSSQVAIATEQVTAASTDVAEATAAITAWEDENEVTQPDKIYQATLNELASLRQQRLQMQAVGNGRGVDAATEAIEAGQRRLDTIGPKLPDYEALLAQRDAATSALSSARQGLQAARAQAQAADPTEVTSVGAVRAVSRTRSLVNTTVPVAGAGLLLAVVLVAMLELLARNRAGEPPASPSGDPTPPSGPGPTGGDETREIPAARVGRATPVGQVSRTAGRVYGAGGSLEPHPGR, from the coding sequence GTGGAGATCGTCGACTACCTGCGCATCGCGCGCCGACGGCTGTGGCTACTGGCCGGTGTGCCGGTGCTGGCCGCAGGGGCGGCCGCGACCCTGGTGCTGATCGCCCCGCAGCAGTACACCGCGACCGCGTACGTGGCGGCACCGGCACTGGTCGGCGGGGCAGCCGCTCAGCAGTACACCGGCAACCAGGCGGCGAACCAGTTCGCCGCCGCGTTCAGCGCTGCGGCCACCTCACCCCGGGTCGTGGACGAGGTGACCGCCGAAACCGGCGTCGCCGCCAACCGGCTGCGGTCCGGGCTGGTGGTCAGCCAGGTCGGGGCGAGCAGCCAGATGGAGATCACCTTCGCGTCGGCGGACCGGTCGATGGTGAACCCGGTGCTCGCCGCGACCGCCGAACGGGCCCTCGCCTTCCTTTTCTCCTCCCAGGTCGCGATCGCCACCGAGCAGGTCACCGCGGCCAGCACCGATGTCGCCGAGGCGACCGCCGCGATCACTGCCTGGGAGGACGAGAACGAGGTCACCCAGCCGGACAAGATCTACCAGGCGACGCTGAACGAGCTGGCCAGCCTGCGCCAGCAGCGACTGCAGATGCAGGCGGTCGGCAACGGCCGGGGCGTCGACGCCGCCACCGAGGCGATCGAGGCCGGGCAGCGCCGGCTCGACACCATCGGTCCGAAACTGCCCGACTACGAGGCGTTGCTCGCCCAGCGGGACGCCGCGACCAGCGCCCTCTCCTCGGCCCGGCAGGGCCTACAGGCGGCCAGGGCGCAGGCCCAGGCGGCCGACCCGACCGAGGTGACCAGCGTCGGCGCGGTCCGGGCCGTGTCCCGCACCAGGAGCCTGGTCAACACCACGGTGCCGGTCGCCGGCGCCGGGCTGCTGCTCGCCGTGGTCCTGGTCGCCATGCTGGAACTGCTCGCCCGCAACCGGGCCGGTGAACCGCCGGCGTCGCCCAGCGGCGACCCCACCCCGCCCTCCGGGCCCGGTCCGACCGGCGGCGACGAGACCCGGGAGATCCCGGCCGCCCGGGTCGGCCGGGCCACCCCGGTCGGGCAGGTGTCCCGTACCGCCGGTCGGGTCTACGGCGCGGGCGGCTCGCTCGAACCGCACCCGGGGCGGTGA
- a CDS encoding GntR family transcriptional regulator yields the protein MTETGETAETVATHLREEIRTGELAEGDKVPTTSAVMNRFGVGRGAAQQALNVLRAEGLVTSRRGAPGIVKGWFARLERVMPDRLGHSKQPGRTIQQHDAGDRPIRTDVEVDELPAPDFVAVAFGIDEGDPVVRRKRVHWVEGRRVQISASYFPVELARGTAIVYKNSGPGGVYGRLEDQGWKPTRFEERVVARPPHPDEIDGLDIARNKATVLQITRYARSGDRCVEVNRMVLDAGVYELVNHFDLKADTI from the coding sequence ATGACAGAAACTGGTGAAACAGCCGAAACCGTCGCTACTCACCTCCGTGAGGAGATCCGGACCGGCGAACTCGCCGAGGGCGACAAGGTACCCACCACCAGCGCCGTGATGAACAGGTTCGGCGTCGGCAGAGGAGCAGCGCAGCAGGCGCTGAACGTGCTGCGGGCGGAAGGACTTGTCACCTCGCGACGCGGTGCCCCCGGCATCGTCAAGGGCTGGTTCGCCCGGCTCGAACGGGTCATGCCAGATCGCCTGGGCCACTCGAAACAGCCGGGACGGACCATCCAGCAGCATGACGCAGGCGATCGTCCGATACGCACCGACGTCGAGGTCGATGAGCTTCCGGCACCCGACTTCGTAGCCGTAGCCTTCGGCATCGACGAGGGCGATCCGGTGGTGCGCCGCAAGCGAGTGCACTGGGTGGAAGGTCGACGCGTCCAGATATCGGCGTCCTACTTCCCCGTCGAGCTCGCACGAGGCACGGCGATCGTCTACAAGAACTCCGGACCCGGCGGGGTGTACGGCCGGCTTGAAGATCAAGGGTGGAAGCCGACAAGGTTCGAAGAGCGGGTCGTCGCCCGGCCACCGCATCCGGACGAGATCGATGGCCTGGACATCGCACGCAACAAGGCGACGGTGTTGCAGATCACCCGGTACGCGAGGTCCGGTGACAGATGTGTCGAGGTCAACCGGATGGTGCTGGACGCAGGCGTCTACGAGCTGGTGAATCACTTCGATCTGAAAGCGGACACAATCTAA
- a CDS encoding sulfotransferase: MTGNRGTTDRLRRTVRGARAWARTMVPGQLGALPDFLIIGGQRCGTTSLHHYLAAHPQVRPATGKELQYFSIHHGRGERWYQAHFPARPAGVRSFEASPYYLFHPSVPARVATDLPQARCIALLRDPVERAYSHYLHTRSYGAEPLSFADAVAAEERRLADALRDGPGSPAAHTALRNHSYLARGRYAEQLQRWYAVLPADRLLVLRSEDMYVDPAGVYDRVLRFLDLDPFTPAGFAQHTRRTDQGPGELTDEVRAQLGSYFAPHNADLADLLGWPHTWSPRS; the protein is encoded by the coding sequence ATGACCGGCAACCGGGGGACCACCGACCGGCTGCGCCGTACGGTACGCGGGGCGCGGGCCTGGGCGCGCACGATGGTGCCCGGCCAGCTGGGTGCCCTGCCGGACTTCCTGATCATCGGTGGACAACGTTGCGGCACCACCTCGTTGCACCACTATCTCGCCGCCCATCCGCAGGTGCGCCCGGCCACCGGCAAGGAACTGCAGTACTTCAGCATCCACCACGGACGCGGGGAACGCTGGTATCAGGCGCACTTCCCGGCCCGCCCGGCCGGGGTCCGCAGCTTCGAGGCCAGTCCGTACTACCTGTTTCACCCGAGCGTGCCGGCCCGGGTCGCCACCGACCTGCCGCAGGCCCGCTGCATCGCCCTGCTACGCGACCCGGTCGAGCGGGCCTACTCGCACTACCTGCACACCCGCTCGTACGGCGCCGAACCACTGTCGTTCGCCGACGCGGTCGCCGCCGAGGAGCGGCGGCTGGCCGACGCGCTGCGCGACGGGCCGGGCAGTCCGGCCGCGCACACCGCGCTGCGCAACCACTCGTACCTGGCCCGGGGCCGTTACGCCGAGCAGTTGCAACGCTGGTACGCCGTCCTACCGGCGGATCGGCTGCTGGTGCTGCGCAGCGAGGACATGTACGTCGACCCGGCCGGCGTCTACGACCGGGTGCTGCGCTTCCTTGACCTGGATCCGTTCACCCCGGCGGGGTTCGCCCAGCACACCCGGCGCACCGACCAGGGGCCGGGGGAGCTGACCGACGAAGTGCGCGCCCAGCTCGGCAGCTACTTCGCCCCGCACAACGCCGACCTCGCCGACCTGCTCGGCTGGCCGCACACCTGGTCGCCCCGGAGTTGA
- a CDS encoding oligosaccharide flippase family protein: MARGGGLNLVGAILNQGAVFLVMLLLARFLGISEVGQYAQCYAVLALLSLLSLSGFRAGLTRFVAVHLADDDPAAIRGTIRLGLAISAGSATAIAVALAVAAPALAAALHDPGLVTGLRLVALTLPALTVCEAALAATRGWRTQRPFTLIGQIYEPGTRFVLTALALILGAGVTGSYWALVIAGWSAALLALGALARLMRRVAPGPVVYRPRQLFSFSTVSWVSSLSSTGLIWVDTLMLGFFANDEIGVYNVATRLVTVAIFVLAPINAAFGPYLAYLHHQGRADEVRRIYGAATGWVVRLSLPAFVALLVFPESLLTVFGGGFAAGAAVTLVLAVGQLVNAATGPCGTVLNMSGRVAVNMYDNIAALLLNILLNLWLIPAYGIIGAAVAWAISLAVVNVARVLQVRALIHAVPVTVGMLKGLAAGLVALAAGLVVRLLLPGWPEQLLVGLPVVVTVYVGVVLALGLSREDVMVLRTLRRGGRRGGADGQDRPGAPVANLEEAAR, from the coding sequence ATGGCCCGCGGCGGCGGACTCAACCTGGTCGGGGCGATCCTCAACCAGGGCGCGGTCTTCCTGGTCATGCTGCTGCTGGCCCGGTTCCTCGGGATCAGCGAAGTCGGCCAGTACGCCCAGTGCTACGCCGTACTGGCCCTGCTCAGCCTGCTGTCGCTGTCCGGGTTCCGGGCCGGGCTGACCCGGTTCGTCGCCGTACACCTCGCCGACGACGACCCGGCCGCGATCCGTGGCACCATCCGGCTCGGCCTGGCCATCTCCGCCGGCTCGGCGACCGCGATCGCGGTCGCGCTGGCCGTGGCCGCCCCCGCGTTGGCCGCCGCGCTGCACGACCCCGGCCTGGTCACCGGGCTGCGCCTGGTGGCGTTGACCCTGCCGGCGCTGACCGTCTGCGAGGCGGCGCTCGCCGCCACCCGGGGCTGGCGCACCCAGCGGCCGTTCACCCTGATCGGGCAGATCTACGAACCGGGTACCCGGTTCGTACTGACCGCGCTGGCCCTGATCCTCGGCGCCGGCGTCACCGGCAGCTACTGGGCGCTGGTCATCGCCGGCTGGTCGGCCGCGTTGCTGGCCCTCGGCGCGCTGGCCCGGCTGATGCGCCGGGTCGCGCCGGGCCCGGTCGTCTACCGGCCCCGGCAACTGTTCAGCTTCTCCACGGTCAGCTGGGTGTCGTCGCTGTCGTCGACCGGCCTGATCTGGGTCGACACCCTGATGCTCGGCTTCTTCGCCAACGACGAGATCGGTGTCTACAACGTCGCCACCCGGCTGGTCACCGTGGCGATCTTCGTGCTGGCCCCGATCAACGCCGCGTTCGGGCCGTACCTGGCGTACCTGCACCACCAGGGGCGGGCCGACGAGGTACGGCGAATTTACGGCGCCGCCACCGGCTGGGTGGTGCGGCTGTCGCTGCCGGCGTTCGTGGCGCTGCTGGTCTTCCCGGAGAGTCTGCTGACGGTCTTCGGCGGCGGGTTCGCCGCCGGCGCTGCGGTCACCCTGGTCCTCGCGGTCGGGCAGTTGGTCAACGCGGCCACCGGGCCGTGCGGCACGGTGTTGAACATGTCCGGCCGGGTGGCGGTCAACATGTACGACAACATCGCCGCGCTGCTGCTGAACATCCTGCTCAACCTGTGGCTGATCCCGGCGTACGGGATCATCGGCGCGGCGGTCGCCTGGGCGATCTCCCTGGCGGTGGTCAACGTCGCCCGGGTGCTGCAGGTGCGGGCCCTGATCCACGCGGTGCCGGTGACCGTTGGCATGCTCAAAGGGCTCGCCGCCGGGCTGGTCGCGCTGGCCGCCGGGCTGGTGGTCCGGCTGCTGCTGCCCGGCTGGCCGGAGCAGTTGCTGGTCGGGCTGCCGGTGGTGGTGACCGTCTACGTGGGCGTGGTGCTGGCGCTCGGGCTGAGCCGGGAGGACGTCATGGTGCTGCGTACCCTGCGCCGGGGCGGCCGGCGCGGCGGGGCGGACGGCCAGGACCGGCCCGGTGCACCGGTGGCGAACCTGGAGGAGGCGGCACGATGA